AGTGCTTCGTTAGCTTTAGGGGCAACAAAAACATCAACAACAATTAAAGTTGTTTTACCAAATGCGATGCCTGGGATTGTAACCGCTATTATTTTAGCGATTGGACGGGTAATTGGGGAATCAGCGCCAGTTTATTTAACATTAGGAACAGCGGTCCGTTTACCAATTGCTGGATTCTTATCACCAGGTGCTAGTTTAACAACGCAAATCTTAATGTTATCAAAAGAAGGATCAACTGCTGATGCAATGCGAATTATGTATGAATTAGCCTTTACAATTATGGTCCTAATTCTGCTAGCAAATACCTCAGCCGCAACTTTGGGTAAAAAAATGGCTCCTGACTATGTCAGAGTTGGCTTTAAACAAAAGTGAACAAATCGTTTTGCCGCTCTTAAATACTTTTTTTCAAAAGAGTTTTATCAAGATAAAAAAGTTCAAATTGAGAAAAAATGACAACATTGATTCCGTAAACAACGCGCTCGTAAACAAGCACGAATAGAAAAAGAACAAGGAGATAAATAATGGACGCAAGAAGTTTTTTAAAAAGACCATCTTTTGATTCATCGGATAATAATCCTAATTTAATTGAAGTTAAAAATGTTAACTTTTTCTATAAGGGAAATAAGCAAGCATTATATAATATTTCAATGAATATTAAGGAAAATACCGTTACCGCTTTTATTGGACCATCTGGATGTGGTAAATCAACTTTATTAAGATTATTTAACCGGATGAATGATATGGAACCAAAAACAGTTTTTGAAGGGGAAATTTTGATTAATGGGAAAAATATCTATGATGCTGATACAGATATTGTTAAATTACGAACAGATATTGGCATGGTATTTCAAAAACCAGCCCCTTTTCCAATGTCAATTTACGATAATGTTGCTTATGGTCCACGTAATCAAGGGGTTAAAGATAAAAAATTATTAAATAGCTTAGTTGTTGATAGTTTAAAAAAAGCAGCACTATGAGATGAAGTGAAAGATAATTTAAAAGATTCCGCCTTTGCTTTATCTGGGGGTCAGCAACAAAGATTATGCATTGCTCGGGCAATTGCGATGAAACCAAAGATTTTATTAATGGATGAACCAACTAGTGCCTTAGATCCAATTTCAACTTCCAAAATTGAAGAATTAATTCAAGAGTTAAAAAAAGATTTTACAATTATCATTGTTACCCATCATATGCAACAAGCAGCGCGGGTAGCTGATTACACCGCTTTTTTCCTAAAAGGGGAATTAATTGAATATAATAAAACAAAAATTATTTTTTCCCATCCAGCCAATAAAAAAACGGAAAAATATATTACTGGTCGCTTTGAGTAACAAAAAGAATAAGGAGGAATAGCAAATGAGTGTTAGAGTAGAAAATGACTTATTACAAATTAAACAAATTGTAATTGATATGATAAAAATTACTACCCATCAATATGAAGATATGCTATTGAGTATTCAAAAAAATGATTTTGAATTAGCTCAAGCGGTAATTAAAATGGATGAAACAATTAACCGGATGGAAGAAGCTTTTATTGATGTGTCATTATGGAAAATTGCCAAGCAACAAATGGTAGCCAGTGATTTACGCCGTGCTGTTGGTTTTATTTCAATTGTCCGGGAAGTGGAACGAATTGCTGATTATGCCAAAAATGTTTGTCGTTATTTCATTAAATATATGCCATCAAATAAATTAGTTCACTACTTAGAAGAATTAGTGGCAAAAGTAATTGAAATGCTTTCCGAAGTTTCAAAAATTTTTGAGGAAGAAAAAATTGAATTAGCTTATAATATGCCAAAGTATGATGTTGAATTAGATCGTATCTTTAAAAAAGAAAATAATGAATTAATTGAAAAAATTCGTGATGTTAAAACAAAAGAAGAAATTAAAGTTATTACATCAACAATGCAACAATTAAAATATATTGAACGAGCTGGTTTACATATTATTAGTATTACTGAACTATTAATTTTCATTATTGAAGGAAGAACATACGATTTAGAAACACCAATTTAAAATAATATGGCAAGCATATTATTTTTTATTTTTTAGAAAGTCATTATTTTGACTAGAATATTACTAATAAAACATAGTATACTTAAGTTAAGAAAGAGGGAAACAATAATGTCTTATATTGATAATTTAAATTTATGAAAAAATGCTAAAAATTTAGAACCACAACTGGCGGCGCAATTCAAAGCAATGTCAGAACAAGAATTACTGGAAGCCTTTAGTAGTGATTTAGAATTTGGAACTGCTGGGTTACGAGGTTTAATTGGTCCTGGAACAGGGAAAATGAACTTATATACAATTCGTCGCGCAACCTTGGCATTTTTACAATTTTTACAAACAAAATATTCACTGACTGATTTAAAAGAAAAAGGAGTTGTAATTGGTCATGATAACCGTCATTTTTCTGAGCAATTTGCCCAAGAAGTGGCTGATATTTTTGCTTCAAATGGGATAAAAGCAATTTTATTTCATAACAATGACTTACGCCCAACACCAATGGTTTCATATACAATTCGCAAAATTGGGGCAACTGCTGGAGTAATTATTACGGCGAGTCATAATTCTCGTGAATATAATGGTTATAAAATTTATGACCATAATGGAAGCCAATTTTTACCAGTTGATACTGATATAATTGGGGAAAATTATTTGAAAATTAAAGGAGAAGTTTTTACTTTAAGTCTTAATCCGAGAGCCGAACTGTTAACATTTGTCCCCCAAACAGTTGAAGAAAATTACGTTGAGGATGTTAAAGCAATGCAATTTTACCCAGATCAAAAACGCAATATTAAAATTGTTTTTTCAAATCTGCATGGAACAAGTAAAGACTGAACACCACGGATTTTAAGAGAATGTGGTTATGATGTTATTATAGTAGAGGAACAGTTTAATAATGATCCCGATTTTACTTATGCTCCAAATCCAAATCCAGAACTAGCGGAGTGTTTTGATTTACCAATTAAATATGCCCAACAACACGATGCTGATATTATAATTTTAAATGACCCTGATGCTGATCGGTTAGGAATTGGAATTCGCCAAGCCGATAATTCATATTATTTGATGACGGGAAATGAAACAGCACCAGTATTATTAGAATATTTATTCTCACACTATCAAAAAAATAATAGGTTACCAAAAAATGGGGTTATGTATAATACTTTTGTAACTGGAAATTTATCAGATAAAGTGGCAGAAAGTTATGGGATTGAAGTTGTTAAAACTTTAACTGGTTTTAAATGGATTGGTGATCAAATGGCGAAAGCACCAAGCCAAAATAGAACATTTTTATTTGGTTTTGAAGAGGCATATGGTTATGTTTTAAAAGATATTGTTCGTGATAAAGATGGGATTCAAGCATCATTAGTTATTGCTGAAGCATGCTGATATTATCATAACTTAGGAAAATCATTTTTAGATGTTTTAAATGAACAATACGAAAAATTTGGTTACTACTATTGTAATACAGTTAATTTAGTACGAACTGGTGTCGAAGGTCCTCAAATTATTAAAGGGATGTTAAAAACACTACGTGAAAAAACACTACCAGCTTTACATGGAATTACGTGTGTTAAAAAAGAAGATTATTTAACGGGATTATATAATATGCCTGGACAAGATTTATTAAAATTTTATTTTGCTGATGGTAGCTGATTTGCTGTTCGTGCGAGTGGGACTGAACCAAAAATTAAATTCTATTTTGTTTGTGTTGATAAAAGTACACAACAAGCAAAAACAAAGATGGAGTTAATGTACCAAGAATTAGCAGAAAAATATTTAAACAATTAATTTTATGATAAGATAATTAAAGAAAAAGGGGATTTACAATGGGAAAAATTTTTTTTGAGGCCGATGATAATCGTAAAGGAATCATTGATAATGTTTTTGTAAAAGAAGGACAACCAGTCCAAACAGGTGATAAATTAGTTAATGTTGTTACACAAAGCCGGGTTTATGAAATTAAAGCGCCAGGTCCAGGAGTTGTAACTAATTTAAGTATTTATGAAAATAAAGTAATTAATACAGGGGATATTTTACTTGAATTAAATAGTCAATCTAAACATTATAATCATCATGATCAAAAAAACATTTATAACAAATCAAATTTTACTAATGTTCGTTTTGACAATAATCAAAATAAAAAAACGGAAACAGAAATTTTCCGCGAAGAGTTAATTGAAACATTATTAGCCCGTAAAGTAGCGGGGGAAAATTCTGATTCAATTGAATTAACAGAAGAAATTCTTGAGCCAGTATTAACTGAACAACCAACAGTACCACTTTCACAGCAAACTGGTTCAGTACAATCAGAGGTAAATAATAATACATACTCTTTTGGTGATGAAATTGCAACAACATCAGTATTATTAACAGATGAAGTGAATAATACTTCCCAACCAGCTGCTGATGAAAAAGATTTTATTTCAAACATGAATAGTTTACGAAAAAACTTGCAAGAAGTTGAAACAGCAACTAACACGGTTGATATTCAAGAAGAAATTATTAACAATTTAATTTCTGATGTTGATGTTGACCAATTATCAGGTCATTCAAACTTTAAACCGCAACAACCATTTCAAGATGAATTGTCAAAAACATTTGTTCATCGAATGTATACGGATATTCAAAATGATTTAAATCATGAAAGTAATATTGAACCAGGTAAAGTTGAAATTGAACCAACAACAACTGAAATTATTTATTTTAATGAAGAATTAATGGAGCAAGAATTGGATGATAATAATATTGTTTCAACGCCAACCAAAGAAGATCCATCAGCATTAGCCCCAGAACAACCTAGTTTTGACCAATCAGAAATTATTGCTGATTTAACAAATAATGTTGAAGAGCCTCGTGATATTAGTCAGGAAAACAATGATAATATCAGTAGTGAAGCAACATTAAGTGCTCATGCTTATCGGCGTGTTGAACGATTGTTAAAAAATCATAATAAAACAGCCCAAACTTTTTTAGATATTGAAGTTGATGTTAGTGAGTTAGTTAGTTTATTAACAATTATGCGTGAGGCTTATTTACAACAAAATATTGAGTTAACATTGTTACCATTTTTTGTCAAAGCTGTCCACAGTGGTTTAAAAAAATTCCCGCTTTTAAATGCTAGTTTTAACTTAGCAACACAAAGTGTTCTTTTTAAATGAATTTACAATATTGCTGTTAGTTTAGACAATGATACAACAATTACAACACCAGTTTTATTTGACTTAAAAGATGA
The Spiroplasma chrysopicola DF-1 genome window above contains:
- the pstB gene encoding phosphate ABC transporter ATP-binding protein PstB; its protein translation is MDARSFLKRPSFDSSDNNPNLIEVKNVNFFYKGNKQALYNISMNIKENTVTAFIGPSGCGKSTLLRLFNRMNDMEPKTVFEGEILINGKNIYDADTDIVKLRTDIGMVFQKPAPFPMSIYDNVAYGPRNQGVKDKKLLNSLVVDSLKKAALWDEVKDNLKDSAFALSGGQQQRLCIARAIAMKPKILLMDEPTSALDPISTSKIEELIQELKKDFTIIIVTHHMQQAARVADYTAFFLKGELIEYNKTKIIFSHPANKKTEKYITGRFE
- the phoU gene encoding phosphate signaling complex protein PhoU, with translation MSVRVENDLLQIKQIVIDMIKITTHQYEDMLLSIQKNDFELAQAVIKMDETINRMEEAFIDVSLWKIAKQQMVASDLRRAVGFISIVREVERIADYAKNVCRYFIKYMPSNKLVHYLEELVAKVIEMLSEVSKIFEEEKIELAYNMPKYDVELDRIFKKENNELIEKIRDVKTKEEIKVITSTMQQLKYIERAGLHIISITELLIFIIEGRTYDLETPI
- a CDS encoding phospho-sugar mutase — protein: MSYIDNLNLWKNAKNLEPQLAAQFKAMSEQELLEAFSSDLEFGTAGLRGLIGPGTGKMNLYTIRRATLAFLQFLQTKYSLTDLKEKGVVIGHDNRHFSEQFAQEVADIFASNGIKAILFHNNDLRPTPMVSYTIRKIGATAGVIITASHNSREYNGYKIYDHNGSQFLPVDTDIIGENYLKIKGEVFTLSLNPRAELLTFVPQTVEENYVEDVKAMQFYPDQKRNIKIVFSNLHGTSKDWTPRILRECGYDVIIVEEQFNNDPDFTYAPNPNPELAECFDLPIKYAQQHDADIIILNDPDADRLGIGIRQADNSYYLMTGNETAPVLLEYLFSHYQKNNRLPKNGVMYNTFVTGNLSDKVAESYGIEVVKTLTGFKWIGDQMAKAPSQNRTFLFGFEEAYGYVLKDIVRDKDGIQASLVIAEACWYYHNLGKSFLDVLNEQYEKFGYYYCNTVNLVRTGVEGPQIIKGMLKTLREKTLPALHGITCVKKEDYLTGLYNMPGQDLLKFYFADGSWFAVRASGTEPKIKFYFVCVDKSTQQAKTKMELMYQELAEKYLNN
- a CDS encoding 2-oxo acid dehydrogenase subunit E2, which codes for MGKIFFEADDNRKGIIDNVFVKEGQPVQTGDKLVNVVTQSRVYEIKAPGPGVVTNLSIYENKVINTGDILLELNSQSKHYNHHDQKNIYNKSNFTNVRFDNNQNKKTETEIFREELIETLLARKVAGENSDSIELTEEILEPVLTEQPTVPLSQQTGSVQSEVNNNTYSFGDEIATTSVLLTDEVNNTSQPAADEKDFISNMNSLRKNLQEVETATNTVDIQEEIINNLISDVDVDQLSGHSNFKPQQPFQDELSKTFVHRMYTDIQNDLNHESNIEPGKVEIEPTTTEIIYFNEELMEQELDDNNIVSTPTKEDPSALAPEQPSFDQSEIIADLTNNVEEPRDISQENNDNISSEATLSAHAYRRVERLLKNHNKTAQTFLDIEVDVSELVSLLTIMREAYLQQNIELTLLPFFVKAVHSGLKKFPLLNASFNLATQSVLFKWIYNIAVSLDNDTTITTPVLFDLKDDTIKEIATKCNALAAKEYDDNSEAFDYENSTFSIFNFGDFGVTRGTLTIPEHHSAAIGMGIIFKKPVVVEKNDIAIRDIMVITLAYNEMIIDITEASKFAHYVAYLLSNPGLLL